The Chelonia mydas isolate rCheMyd1 chromosome 1, rCheMyd1.pri.v2, whole genome shotgun sequence nucleotide sequence CAGGAGAGGAACATGCCTCACTCTCCCATCCTGCAAGCAGCAATATCAATTCTACCATCAGGGaggagaagacagagaggagacAGACGTCTGTATTGCAGTTGAAAAGAGTGGCTCTGGCTTGGAGCAAGTGGGGAAGAGATGCCTCCGGGGTAGTGCAGAAAGAGGGCAATCTCCAGCTTGGTTCATTTATCCAGTCCCCCACCCTTAACTCACCCTTTGGTGGGATTTCTTTGTTGGAGGGATGCAATTGCTCACACACTGCCCACATTTCAGTGAACACCCAACACTTCTACCATCCCCTGGTGGTCATGTTCTGCTATCTGAACAATGATTGCCCCCACACAATTTTTGTCTCCTGTTTATTCCCTAGCAATAGCAGAGGGGAAACAATTGGTTAAATACCTATTTAAAGTCCCTCCTCCTGTAGTATGTCTGCAGCAACAAGAAGGGGAATCGCATGGAATCAAAACCCCATCAGTCCATGAATCATAAACTTTGTTAACAAAAATATAGAACCCGTACAAATGGGGAAAATCCCCCAAAACccagccttccccacccctgaaagagagatgggaggaatgagaaaaaagaaaacagtgcCAAGGAATATTTACATTgtcaagaaaaaacagaaaatgtaaagcaggaaagagaaatgaacaggagggagagaaaagtttccctcccaccccctttcctccatccacatttggcaccacAGAGGGATCGGGGATACTCAGAATGGTATGGCAGTTATGGTCAGTGGTGGCCAGCCCACAGGCCATTCCCTTTGTTAACCACTGTGTTTAGAACCAGTACTCGGCAATATAAACCTGTAGaaaaagaaacagcaacaaaaatccaATATAAACTGGAAAATGGTGATACTGTTTGTTCCTGCTGTTCCTGGCCTCCCTGCAGAGGAAAAGAGGGAAGGattcaggcagcagcacagaggtggACAAACTCCCAAATCCTCCTGGAAAGTCAGCCTTATGTTACAATGTCTATATAGTAGAAAATGGCAGGTGACCCCCTCCCCATGCATGTAGTGCCCAACACCACCTGGAAATATCCCCATGcccagtctccccccaccccccgccccctgccctgttctcctgcagctcccaggcagacAGACATGTCAGCGGgagcaaaagaaaaatgtttcaaagAGACCGAAGCACAGCTGTTGCTGTATGGGTTGAGGTCTGTATCCACAGAGCCTCACCATCCGTACCAGAGCACAGCCTGTGTCCACAGAGCCACACCATCCATACCAGCACACATCTGTATCCACAGAGCCTCACCATCCATACCAGAGCACAGCCCGTGTCCACAGAGCCACACCATCCATACCAGAACACATCCTGTATCCATAAAGCCTCACCATCCGTACCAGAGCACAGCCCATGTCCACAGAGCCACACCATCCGTACTAGAGCACAACCCTTGTCCACAGAGGTATGCCATCCTTACCAGAGCACATCCCGAATCCACAGAGCCACACCATCCATACCACAGtacagtctgtatccacagagcCTTGGTTCTCATATCAAAGAACTGTACAGTATTTATCCATATAGCTCATCCATCCTATTAGTGCAGTGGCTATATCCATACAGCCTTACCCTGTATATCAGCCACAGTCCCTGTATTAGTGCAACCTATATCCGCACAGTCTTGTGCCCTGTTCAAAACAGACTCTGTATTCACATATCCCATGGATCAAAGCAGATTGTAGCCCCAAAACAACATCCATTCTGCCAAGATAGATCCTATCCATACAGCCACATCCTTGTATCAAGCTACTGTTTGTATCTTGGGAGCCACATCCCAGCATCTGAGCAGTCTGAATCCAGAGCCAAACCCTTGTATCAAAAAGATTTAAAGTCCAGAGTTCCCTGAGCCCCCAgcgtgctgtccagagcagtggGGTCAGGGGATCAGTCCACGATGGTGGGCAAGGAGGGCTCCGCCCCAGTCAAACACCTCCAGTCCTTTACTTCccttttgttaaaaattaaatgtCTGAATGAAACGTGTGTCCGCCTGGGAACCTGGGGAGAGGTTTTCCTGTCatttcattcccccctcccctctcccatttGGTAATGGTGAAAGATTCCTCACTGGCAGCATCAATTgtttgcttccccctcctcctcatcaAAGGATTGCACCCCAGATGAGGTGACATCTGAGACCTTGCGGCTGAGTGCGGCATGTTCCAGCTCCTCCCGAGGTGACAGTGACTCCAGGTCCCGGCATACAGCATCGTCCTCCTCTGGAGAGGTCTTCTTGTTTAGCAGCGGGGCCTTCTCCAGTAGTGGGTTCCCTTCCTCCTCTGTGTGCACCCCCATGTATGTGCTGGATtcagccccaccaccaccccctgcagcagtCTGAGGGGGCCACATGTCAACGAGCCCTGGGTTCTGGAGCAGGGCctgtggttgctgctgctgcatctgatGCTGCTGGATGAGGCTACTCTGAATCAATGTGCTCTCCTGCAGGTTGGACTGGGTCTCCTCAAAGTTCTGGCCTAGGTAGGAGCCGGTAGCCGGGGAAGCAATGAGGGATTGGTCACTGGTCTCCCAAGCATCAGAGGAGCCCAGGCAATACATGCCCTGAGAAACATAGGAGTGGGGCCAGCTGTCATACTGTGTCTGGGCCATGTGATCTGCagaaagagaagggggagagtgaaaggggaaaagaaagagtGCAAAGGGAGGAattggagagagagaatgagaaagagAGTGAGACAGAGCAACAGAAacagggagagacagaggggGGCAGTGGAGATCAGAGAAAGGTGTCAGGGAGGTCAGGAAAAGAGAGGGAGGGCAAGATGGGAGCCATTGGAAATGGCAGACAGACAGATCTGCAGAACCTGGGTATACAGGTGATTGATTCCAGCAGATGCTGGCCTCCCCTGCTGTGCCCAGAGGCCTAGGAGAATGGGGTCTGGAGCTTGTCTGCTGGGCCCTGACTCTACGGGAAGCTCCACGAGTGGGGAATATTCCTCTCTCTGCCAGATCTCAGCTCAAGAGAAAGGGTAACAGTGACTCCCTCAGAGGATAAAGAAACTAGTAGGGATGGAAAGGAGCCTGGCAGCAAggatgggggagggcagggatgtCCCAGGACCAGCGGGAAGCGGGGTAGGGCTCACCCTGGTTCTCCATCAGCTCCTGGTAGTTCTCACTGTAGTTGCCTGCTGGGTTCTCCTGGTTGGAGTTGACACTCACATCCTCACCATCCATGGAGGACCAGGCCATGAGAGTGGCCTCAGAGATGGCGAACTGCTCCATCACCCCTAcaccagagagagacagggagaggCAGTGGAGACATGAGGAGCTCCCCATGTACCCCCACCTCACTGACACCCCTGAAACACTGATCCTTCCTATTCCTGTCTCAATGATATCCCCTGCTCtgacctgcccccccccatgcaTATCCCCCAGcgagtccctcctgcccccatctgaGCTGCACCTCCCCACCCGATCTTTGTGCATTCCCCAGCAATTTCCTTCTCTGGATCTCTCAggctcccctttctctctctctgctctcagaCACCCCAGATCCCTGGTGTGGGGGAAGTCAGGACTACCTGCAAGGAATCGGGCCTCCTTCTCACCGTCGCTCAGGTCTGAGTAGGCATCAGCATCCTTGCGCACCGCCTCATGTGTGTGCTGTTGTTGCTGGCTGTTACCTTTGCCCCAGCCTTGCCACTCAATCATGTGAGCTACACGACCCTGTCCCATAGCCGTTGGCTTTGTGACGTGATCCTTCATGCTGCGGGATATCCCTAAGGGGCCAGACATCAGAAAACAAGGAGGGGCTATTACACAGCTCCACGGCTGTTTGTCACTCTATTCACCCTTCCCTGGAAAGGGGCTCCCCCCATCgtcccctggactccttccctTAGAtggtgccccctccctcccttgctgtGGGGCTCAAAAGGCCTATTAAGGAACTCCAGGAGTTGTAATTGCTCTGTATACCCCTCCCTGATATGGTTTGCCATCATTTCATGGATAGGGTCCCATTATGGGTGCAGTAAGGAAAGGAGGTGAAACCCAGAAGTGAAAGACCTTGGAGAAAGAATTCTTTTTTTTGCCCAGCACAGAGTTCAGTGTTAGGGGAACAGTGGGTACAAGGGGAAAATCCCAGAACTGGATGAACTAGGAGACTGAAAAAGGGTCTCCTCCCAGGGCAGTCTTGAGGGAAAGTAGTTGAAGAGGTCTGAGCATGGGGGCACAGTGAGAAGAGCCTGAGGGGTATGAGACAAACTTGAAGTTTTAAGAGGCAACAACTGGGATAGGCTTGAGGCTAAGCACTTGTGGATTAGAGAGGTCTTTAGTTGGGCAGAGCAGTGAGGAGAGGACAAGGATTAAGGGGCAGCAATAAGAATAACAG carries:
- the FAM131B gene encoding protein FAM131B isoform X5 codes for the protein MEDTTSILPKLKRNSNAYGIGALAKSSFSGPLGISRSMKDHVTKPTAMGQGRVAHMIEWQGWGKGNSQQQQHTHEAVRKDADAYSDLSDGEKEARFLAGVMEQFAISEATLMAWSSMDGEDVSVNSNQENPAGNYSENYQELMENQDHMAQTQYDSWPHSYVSQGMYCLGSSDAWETSDQSLIASPATGSYLGQNFEETQSNLQESTLIQSSLIQQHQMQQQQPQALLQNPGLVDMWPPQTAAGGGGGAESSTYMGVHTEEEGNPLLEKAPLLNKKTSPEEDDAVCRDLESLSPREELEHAALSRKVSDVTSSGVQSFDEEEGEANN
- the FAM131B gene encoding protein FAM131B isoform X3, with the protein product MGCIGSRTVGNEVIAVDWKGLKDVDQINMDSTSSLHGSSIHRPSTEQTRTDFSWDGINLSMEDTTSILPKLKRNSNAYGIGALAKSSFSGPLGISRSMKDHVTKPTAMGQGRVAHMIEWQGWGKGNSQQQQHTHEAVRKDADAYSDLSDGVMEQFAISEATLMAWSSMDGEDVSVNSNQENPAGNYSENYQELMENQDHMAQTQYDSWPHSYVSQGMYCLGSSDAWETSDQSLIASPATGSYLGQNFEETQSNLQESTLIQSSLIQQHQMQQQQPQALLQNPGLVDMWPPQTAAGGGGGAESSTYMGVHTEEEGNPLLEKAPLLNKKTSPEEDDAVCRDLESLSPREELEHAALSRKVSDVTSSGVQSFDEEEGEANN
- the FAM131B gene encoding protein FAM131B isoform X6: MEDTTSILPKLKRNSNAYGIGALAKSSFSGISRSMKDHVTKPTAMGQGRVAHMIEWQGWGKGNSQQQQHTHEAVRKDADAYSDLSDGEKEARFLAGVMEQFAISEATLMAWSSMDGEDVSVNSNQENPAGNYSENYQELMENQDHMAQTQYDSWPHSYVSQGMYCLGSSDAWETSDQSLIASPATGSYLGQNFEETQSNLQESTLIQSSLIQQHQMQQQQPQALLQNPGLVDMWPPQTAAGGGGGAESSTYMGVHTEEEGNPLLEKAPLLNKKTSPEEDDAVCRDLESLSPREELEHAALSRKVSDVTSSGVQSFDEEEGEANN
- the FAM131B gene encoding protein FAM131B isoform X1, which translates into the protein MGCIGSRTVGNEVIAVDWKGLKDVDQINMDSTSSLHGSSIHRPSTEQTRTDFSWDGINLSMEDTTSILPKLKRNSNAYGIGALAKSSFSGPLGISRSMKDHVTKPTAMGQGRVAHMIEWQGWGKGNSQQQQHTHEAVRKDADAYSDLSDGEKEARFLAGVMEQFAISEATLMAWSSMDGEDVSVNSNQENPAGNYSENYQELMENQDHMAQTQYDSWPHSYVSQGMYCLGSSDAWETSDQSLIASPATGSYLGQNFEETQSNLQESTLIQSSLIQQHQMQQQQPQALLQNPGLVDMWPPQTAAGGGGGAESSTYMGVHTEEEGNPLLEKAPLLNKKTSPEEDDAVCRDLESLSPREELEHAALSRKVSDVTSSGVQSFDEEEGEANN
- the FAM131B gene encoding protein FAM131B isoform X4, with amino-acid sequence MDSTSSLHGSSIHRPSTEQTRTDFSWDGINLSMEDTTSILPKLKRNSNAYGIGALAKSSFSGPLGISRSMKDHVTKPTAMGQGRVAHMIEWQGWGKGNSQQQQHTHEAVRKDADAYSDLSDGEKEARFLAGVMEQFAISEATLMAWSSMDGEDVSVNSNQENPAGNYSENYQELMENQDHMAQTQYDSWPHSYVSQGMYCLGSSDAWETSDQSLIASPATGSYLGQNFEETQSNLQESTLIQSSLIQQHQMQQQQPQALLQNPGLVDMWPPQTAAGGGGGAESSTYMGVHTEEEGNPLLEKAPLLNKKTSPEEDDAVCRDLESLSPREELEHAALSRKVSDVTSSGVQSFDEEEGEANN
- the FAM131B gene encoding protein FAM131B isoform X2, whose protein sequence is MGCIGSRTVGNEVIAVDWKGLKDVDQINMDSTSSLHGSSIHRPSTEQTRTDFSWDGINLSMEDTTSILPKLKRNSNAYGIGALAKSSFSGISRSMKDHVTKPTAMGQGRVAHMIEWQGWGKGNSQQQQHTHEAVRKDADAYSDLSDGEKEARFLAGVMEQFAISEATLMAWSSMDGEDVSVNSNQENPAGNYSENYQELMENQDHMAQTQYDSWPHSYVSQGMYCLGSSDAWETSDQSLIASPATGSYLGQNFEETQSNLQESTLIQSSLIQQHQMQQQQPQALLQNPGLVDMWPPQTAAGGGGGAESSTYMGVHTEEEGNPLLEKAPLLNKKTSPEEDDAVCRDLESLSPREELEHAALSRKVSDVTSSGVQSFDEEEGEANN